In Pseudomonas sp. Q1-7, the genomic window GAAGCGGGCATCAGTATTCCCTTCCCCCAGCGGGTGGTGAAACTGGTGCAGAGCGCCTAGTGCGCCGCAATGAACGAGGCCGGCATTTGCCGGCCTTTTTCATGTCCGCGAGGCTCAGGGCTGCTCGGGGGAGCCAGGCGCCGCGGGGGCGTCGGATGAGCCGTTCTCCTTCGGCTGCTGGCGGTCGCGGCCCCACTGGACGGCAATCAGCACCAGGGTGGGGATGCCCAGCAGGGCGGTGAGCAGGAAGAAGTTGTGGTAGCCGAGGCTTTCCACCATCACCCCCGAGTAACCCCCGATCAGGCGCGGCAGCAGCAGCATGATGGAGCTGAGCAGGGCGTACTGGGTGGCGGAGAACTTCAGGTTGGTGAGGCTCGACAGGTAGGCGACGAAGGCGGAGGTGGCCAATCCGGCGCTGAAGTTGTCGCAGGAGATGGTCAGGATCAGCATGTTCAGGTGCGCGCCCATGTCGCTGAGGGCCACGAACATCAGGTTGGTCGCTGCCGAACTCAGGCCACCGATGAAAAGGATCGGCAGGATGCCGAAACGCACGATGAGCACGCCGCCGGCAGCCGCCCCGAGCAGGGTCATTACCAGGCCGAACAGCTTGCTGACGCTGGCGATCTGCTCCTTGGTGAAGCCCTGGTCGATGTAGAAGACGTTGGCCATCACGCCCATCACCGTGTCCGACATCCGGTAGGTGGCGATCAGGCCCAGCAGCAGCAGTGCCTGCCAGCGATAGCGCTGGACGAATTCGTTGATGGGGGTCAGCACCGGTGCCATCAGCAGGCGCCCTGCGGCGGAGAAACAGGCCAGGGTAATCAGCAGGAACAGCGTGCCGCGCGGCCAGGCGCCGGAGGAGAAGGCCTTCACGGCGGCGGCGACGGTCACCAGGATGACGATCAGCACGATGATCGACACGGCTTGGTGGACGAAGTCGAAGTTGGGCATCACCTTGCCCCGCGCCGCCACCAGCAGTTGGCGCCGTTGCTGGCTGAGCAGCTCGCGCACCGGGAGGATCTGGCGCAGGCCCCAGGGCGACAGGCAGGTGATCAGGAAGATGGCGTAGAGCGCGGCGCGCGGCCAGGCGCGGTCGAGCAGGCCGGTGATCATCGCCGGCAGGGAAATCAGCATCACCAGCAGGATCAGCACCGACGACAGCTGGTGCTTGAGCTTGAAGCGAGAGGGGTTGCCCTGGCTCGGCAGGTTCACCAGCGGTTCACGCATCCACAGGCTGGTGATCAGGCCCGGCAGCATCAGCGCGGCGAACAGCAGGTAGGTGCCGGCCCAGGCTCCGTATTCATAGAGCTTGGCAGTGGAGCCGAACCATTCGGCGAAGTAGAGGGCGCCGGCGGTGGCGAGCAGCGCCGAGACCCGGTAGCCGGTCATGTAGCTGGCGGCGAGGGCCGCCTGGCGGCTGTCTTCGGCGATTTCCAGGCGGTAGGCGTCGATGGCGATGTCCTGGGTGGCCGAGGCGAAGGCCACCACCACCGCCAGGGCGATCAGCCAGGTGAGGTGGGTCTGCGGATCGCACAGCGCCATGCCCACCAGACCGAGCCCCACCAGCGACTGGGACAGTACCAGCCAGGAGCGCCGGCGACCGAGGCGGCCGAGCAGCGGCAGGCGCCATTGGTCGAGCAGCGGCGACCAGATCCATTTGAACGCATAGGCCAGGCCGATCAGGCTGGCGAAGCCGATGGTTTCGCGGGAGACCCCGGCCTCGCGCAGCCAGACGGAGAGCGTGGAGAACACCAGCATGTAGGGCAGGCCGGCGGCGAAACCCAGCAGCAACAATGAAAGGGTGGCCGGCGTGGCATAGGCGGCGATGGCGGCGCGCCAGGAACGATGGGGCATTAGCGGTGCGATCCGAAAAGCGTGGTGCTGGGCATGGGGCTGCTCGCGACGTCCAGGTTGGCGGCTGAAAACAGGGCAGGGCGCACTCTAACCCTTGGGTGGCATGGGA contains:
- a CDS encoding AmpG family muropeptide MFS transporter, coding for MPHRSWRAAIAAYATPATLSLLLLGFAAGLPYMLVFSTLSVWLREAGVSRETIGFASLIGLAYAFKWIWSPLLDQWRLPLLGRLGRRRSWLVLSQSLVGLGLVGMALCDPQTHLTWLIALAVVVAFASATQDIAIDAYRLEIAEDSRQAALAASYMTGYRVSALLATAGALYFAEWFGSTAKLYEYGAWAGTYLLFAALMLPGLITSLWMREPLVNLPSQGNPSRFKLKHQLSSVLILLVMLISLPAMITGLLDRAWPRAALYAIFLITCLSPWGLRQILPVRELLSQQRRQLLVAARGKVMPNFDFVHQAVSIIVLIVILVTVAAAVKAFSSGAWPRGTLFLLITLACFSAAGRLLMAPVLTPINEFVQRYRWQALLLLGLIATYRMSDTVMGVMANVFYIDQGFTKEQIASVSKLFGLVMTLLGAAAGGVLIVRFGILPILFIGGLSSAATNLMFVALSDMGAHLNMLILTISCDNFSAGLATSAFVAYLSSLTNLKFSATQYALLSSIMLLLPRLIGGYSGVMVESLGYHNFFLLTALLGIPTLVLIAVQWGRDRQQPKENGSSDAPAAPGSPEQP